ATTCACTCTCAAGGAAgagcagtttttcttttaaatattctaaatctAGCAAGTCTAGCAAAATGGTTTCAATTCTGTTATAAGTGGAGGAGATCTAGGTGTATTCGTGTTCCTGTTTTCTCATACAGATGACTTTTGTCCTCTATAGTTTTAAGATTTCTAGAAATTTCCCACTTCTAGTCAGGAATCCAGTCTAAGATGAAGCAGTTGCTGCAGCTAATCCACCGGGCAGACAATTTATAGGCAGAATGTAGGCACCTGACTCTCCAAAAACAGACAGGAGCGGCCCAAGGGAAGACAAGGCTGCAGTAGTAGCATTTGCCTGGCCCACCAGGGAAGCTGGGCTGCTGCATCTCCCCACAGCCTAGTCACCTCTGCTCCACCGCCCTACTTAATGGCCTTTATTCCCGTGGGAACTGCAGGACAGAGGCTGGGAGCCTTCAGGATGGCAATTCCTTAGTTACTATGTCTGCTTTTAGTTCTGCCTCTGTTTTCATGGTGCTCAGTTAACCCGGTATTTATCGACCCCGTCCCTGGGCCCACCACTTTACAGAATTTGGGTTAGGAGTTGTGCCTTGCTGCCTAGCACTTGGCAGTGCAGCCAAGGAGGTAAAACCAGCTGGAcggagccccctgcccccaccactgcTTGCTGACTGCTTGTCCTGTGCCCTTCCAGTTCTGTCAGGCCAAGCAGAAGGCGGCCTTGCTGGAGCTGCTGCATGAACTCTACAACTTCCTGGCCGTCCAAGCCGGTGAGTGGATATCTCTGGGCCTGAGATTCCTCGTGGGGGCTGTGGGCTCTTCCCCTCATCAGcctggctggggctggctggCAGGAGGCCGAGATGCTTGCTGGTGATCTCCCAGAAGACACACTCAGAAACCAAGTCTTGCCCCAATTCTCCACTTAGACACAGCTTTCTTAAGCCTATAGTTGGTTTTCATATCCCCTTTAAGGGTCTCAGGGGTCCTGGCCCCTGCACAAGCCTGTTTTCTCTGGATGCCCACCACTCGATGCTTTCATGTTGCACTCGCAGGAGCCAGGCCCCAGGTCTCCTCAGAGTCTGGATCTTCTGACCTGGAGAGCCTCCTGTACCAGATGGTCGGTCAGGCCAGGAGGAGAGGCCTATGCAAGTGGCAGGGGCCTGCCCGGTGGGCTGGTCACACTCAGGTCCACCCAGCTTGCCAGGGCCCCCGTGTCACATCTGGTCCTGATCTCCCCATCTAGCTGCAGGACCTCGGATAAGTCCCTTAACCTCTCAGAAACTGTCTCCCTCTCTAGCCAAGTGgtccttggtcttttttttttttttttttttttaacaaatgaaaattgtTTTACTCTAGAGGAGGACATTTTCAGTACCCCCATGAAGTACCTCTAAAAAGTAATCCATCCAGAAGGCTTCCCtactattttatttagaaaattattctttGAGGCCAGATATATCACCTCCCCACACCTCTCAGAATCACTTGCTTAGGGCATAGTGTGACCTGAGCTTGTGCCCCAAGCTTGGTGCACCAGAACCAGACAGAACTATTCAGTCTTATGGAATGTTCAAGAGGCGCCTCTTACCTGTGGGGCCAACCCTTGTCTAAAGTCATTGCTAGGGAATCCAGGCTGGATGGGCTTGTACTGGGCCCTCAGCCCTTGGGGCAGGTCTTATGGGCCATAGCTCTGCCACCACCTTCCCCTGACTGGCAGGAGACTAGTGGCGGTCAGGAAGGCATCTGTGAGCTCGGAGGAGGAGCAGTAGGCATGGGAGCTCACAGCATCACAGGCCCCAGGGGCCTTTCTGCATGGCCTGGGTCCTTGGACTATAAATTCtggccctttatttttttcaagatattatttatttattcatgagagacacacacagagagagagagagagagagaggcagagacacaaggcagagtgagaagcaggctccgtgcagggagcccgatgtgggcctcgatcccaggtctccaggatcaccccctgggctgaaggcaggcactaaaccgccgagccacccaggctgcccaaattctgGCCCTTTAAGAGAGTGTTCCAGACCTTAGTAACTCAGTTGTGGTCCAGGGACAAGCAGCATTAGGATCACCCCAGAACCTATTGGAAATCCAGAATCTGAGGACCCATTCCAAACCTATGAATCAAAGTCTGCATTTTTGAAAAGCCCTAGGGTATAAAGTAGGGAAGCTCTGTCTTAAACCAGAGATGCTGGTAGACATTTCTCCTCCATCCTGCCCTCCATTTGTGGTCCTGGCTTATGCCATCAGGGGGCCTAGTGCCTCCTGTCCTCTGACAAGCCTGGCCAACGGCGAGCCTGAGGGTCTCACTGCAGGGGAATGAGGGCTCTGCTAGGCCATACTCTgcccaaccccaaccccacctGGGAGGTCACCTATGGGCAGGGCATTGTGCTTCCCTTGCAGTCCACAGGGTGCTTATGATCTAGTAGAAGGGACAGGCCACCTACCTCCCTGACCAATGGCTGTTAAAAGGTGTGATTAGATGAGAACCGAGAGGCCAGAAGTTCCAGTAGGCATGTTACCTTTCAGCTGGAGCAGTCAGGAAAGCATCACAGGGGAGGTGGTGTCTGTGCCAGACCCTGAAGCCCAAGGAGGATTGATTCTGTAtatgtggggggcagggcagagccaAGAGGCGGGAAATGACAGAGTCAGGGATGGAAGCTCTTGGCTTCATAGGGGAAGGAATGGAGTTTGGAAAGGTTGGTTGGGCCCCACCATGGATGGCCATAGATGTCAGGCCACCAGGGCTTTGATCACTGCAGGCGGTGAATGCCAAGGAGGCTTTTGAGCAGCAGAGTGATATGTTGAGAGCCAGGAGCTAGGAAGGCAAGGGTGACGGCAGCTTGAGTGTAGTAGTGCGATTTAAGCAGAatcattttaaacttttgttgATCAAACgtggatgagaaaggagagaggacgAAACTAATCAGGAGACCATGGCTGTGGTCCAGGCCAGCTTAAGCGGGGCAGGGCATTCTGGGGCCTGTCGGGAAAAGCCagcttgatctcaggggtccCATAAGGGCAAGCTCAACTTGGCACAGGAGGGATAACCTTTAGTTTGGTctcaagatttttaaagttcattctCAGCCACTccctccccagaccccaggcTGCGCCAGGTTAAGAGCAGTGAGGCTCTGTGTGGGTTAAGGATCTTGTACATGCCCCCAGCCTGTGCTGTGCCTGCTCTCAAGGCATCTAGTGACCCACAGGAAGCAGAACAATGGTGGGTGGACCATAGTGGGCTGTTGAGAGCCACTGGCTGTGGCAGGCCCCCAAGTCCAGAGTGATTTGGTCCGACAAGATTTCCCCATGGGCTCGGGAGTTTTCAGAGGAGGTGGCCCTGGGTGGGCCTAAGGGGAGGCTCCCAGCTTCATCCTAGGTGGGACCTAATCAGAAGGGGGTGGCCCCTTGGGGCACCACACTGAGGCCCCACTGCCCAGCACAGGGATGCCCTCTTTCTCTGTGGGGCATTTTGGCCTTCCCTCCCCAGAACCCCTCAAAACAGTGGGCCTGGAGTTCCTAGCCCCCTGCCTGTGCCATGGCCAGAATCCCTGCAGTGCCTGCAGCCgccctgcctttctttttttttcccggGTCGCGTTTATTTATAGTGCCATTCTGGTACCTTCCAAAGCTACCTGTCTGATCCTCTTAGGGATCAATTGAGAACAGACCTTAGGATTGGGTAGCTTTTTAGTCATTTAATGCAAATCACTGCACTCCTTTGCAGGTCAGGTTTTAATGATCTGGAATCGATCCAAGCCAAGTGGGTTTTGATCTTGGTGCAGACTGAGGATGCCTCACCAGAGTCATGGGGCCACATGCTCCCCATTAAAGCTGATGGCTTGATTcttgctgcatttttttttttttttagtccatttcagagtatttttttccccacctcttCCTTTTGTTTGAATGTGTTTTTTCCTCCTAGGTAATTTTGAATGTGGAAATCCAGAGAAGCTAAAAAGCAAATGCATCCCTGTAGTGGAAGCCCAGGAATACCTAGCAGTAAGTAGGCTGCAGCGCTCACCCACTCCCAGGAGGTCCTGGTGCTTTTGTTCTGATCTTTCAgaccctgccttttttttctgtttccattttgtgtttgctttttggctatttttgttttcccttttttgttgtttctttcttttcttttcttttcttttcttttcttttcttttcttttctttctttctttccttttcttttcttttttctttctttctttcttttctttcttttctttcttttctttcttttctttcttttctttctttctaacttAGTTGAGTGTTAGGCTACTTTCAGTTTAGGCAGCAGGAGAGGTGCCTGGTCCCAGCTGAGCTGTGAGCCGGAGCCCTGCCTGCCACAGGTAGGTGGGGGTCTCCTGAGCAGCTGGTATGGCCACTGCAGGCCGCCTCTTCTTGAAGCAGCCCCATTACTTACCCCCCGCTTTTCTCCCCTTCCCAGCAGCTTTACAGACCTACATTTCACCTGTCCATTCTCTCCTTTATGTTCACTGTGTAGATTGCTCCGGGTCTGTGTGGCCGTTGGCCTGGCCCCAGTTTGACAGAATTCTGGAACCTTAGAGCCAGCAGAAACCTAGGGGTCCCCTAGCCTAttttcatttcccagatgaggagactgaggcccagagaggggcagggactggcccctggggcccccagccccacacgtgtttttattttccccaagatGAGCTGCTAGCCCTTGACGCTTTGGTACTTGAGAAAATTGTTTTTGGCTACCTCAGACCTGCATCACTTTCTTGTGTGCTCCCACCTCGACTCCTCCTGGTAGAGCCCCTTCTTGGCTCTCATCAACCCACATTTCCACCTTCCACTTTGTCGTGCATTTAGCGGAATGGGGCTCTGGGGCCCGCTGGAGGACACGGGAGAGGTCTTCCCTAATCCAGCAGGAGAACAATGTTCTAGCTGGTCCGCCCAGCCACAGCACTAATCTCCCGCCCCCTCCCACAGAATGTGACCGGCAACTCCCCTGCCAAGTTTGAAGCTGCGCTGACCTGGATACTGAGCAGTAACAAGGATGTGGGCATCTGGTGAGTGTGGGCGAGGCATCACAGGGTGGGGGCACTACCACGGGCACCTGCGGCCACGGTCAGCTCACAGAGGTGTCTGAAGGTAGAGCCAGGTCTCCCTGCCGAGTCCTTGTGGGCTAAGCCTACAGCCAGGCAACAGAAGGAAAAGGTGGTCAGGGTGCAGCGGAAGGAGCCACTTCACGATAAGACACAAAATCCAGGTTAGCCTAGTTTTCTACCTACACCTTTGAGTTTCAAGTAACTCACTCTGTGCCCTTTGAACTCGCTGGTCCCACATAGAGAAGTCattctgtatttccttttgtCTGGTGCTGGTCTTCATTCCTAGCTGAAATGTTTCTGTCGGTTTCGCTCAGGACGGAAATTGAAAAAGGACATACTGGATTTTATTCTGACTGGGCATTTGACCTCATTTCTACCCCCGGGGAGCACTGTTAGCCAGGATGGTGAGCCCTCTCAGCCTTCTGAAAAGCCCCATCTGGCTGCATACACCAGTAtgcccccccacccacacccccaccccttgccacCACCAAGGTTCTTCATGCTGGGACTCCCTCCCATTTCCCAGGGTTTGTTAGGGTCTCTGTTCAGGCCACAGCTCCTGATACTCAAGTACACTCTAGGGTTTTGTTACCTCCGTCTCTAATCCACTCAGACTACTAATTCCATCAGCAGTGCCTCCACCAGAAGCCCCTCAGGCTGTTCAGCCTAAAGCTTGATAACTGGATGCAGGACACGATTAAAATGCGATTAAAATGcgttggcttaaaaaaaataaataaagcttccCTGAGTGGCTGAGCGATTTTCCTGTTGTGTGTTAGGATAGGCGGAAGAGAATATGGATTTTATCCTCAGCAGTGCTCACCAAAGCTGCTAGCACAGAAGAATGATGGCACTCGCCTTTTCACACTGTGGGAAGACAGTCGGAGGGTGGCCCAGCCCAGCTCAGACGACCAGTGTTCAAAGCGGGTCACGAGAAATCGGAACACTTCAGACACTGGGCATTCCCATACATGAGACTGTCACCTAGCCAGAAGAAGGTGCAGGCGTGGGCATCCCCATGTGTCCTGACACCTCTCAGAGGCCAGAGTGGAGGCGCTGTGGCTGGGAGCCTAGCCTCAGAGAGCCCAGTGGTTATCCTTCCCCGAGCCTCACGACACCCCAATCTTTATACTTAAACAGCTTATGTGCCTCCTTGTCACCATCAACGAGGAAAAGCACACCCCAGACTCTTTCAGTTCTTGCTATGCAGTGCAAACAATGTGATTCAGTAaacatttccatttctatatGCTGGGAGGTGGGAATCCAATTTACAGTTTAATCTTCCACACGCTGAGAGGAGTTGTCAGAAGACTCGACAGAGGGAGACGTCACTTTAGCAGTAGGGGTTCGAGCCTGCTGCCATCTTTAAAGCTTTATTCTTTCTAAGTAGCCAATGTGGGAAATTTCTGGAAAGTATGCGACCAGGATACCAAGTCTATTTTATAAGCAAGTAGAGGCCTCAAAGCCCCTCCTTTCATCTCCCCTTGCTTCAAATTGGGGCTGATCCTATGGTTCCTGGGAGCTCCTGAATGCATTTGCAGCGCTGTGTCCTGTTTCAGGTTGAAAGGGGAAGACCCATCGGAATTGGTGACAACTGTGGACAAAGTGGTCTGCTTGGAATCCGCCCGCCCCCGCATGGGTGTGGGCTGCCGCCTGAGCCGTGCCCTGTTCACCGCGATCACCAACCTGCTCATCTTCTTCTGGTGTAAGTCCTTGGCTGCCCTTCTCCCctcacacacccccaccccccccacccccgtgaccagcccctcccccgcccttGCCATAGGGACTGCTCACACAGCACCTCCCGGGAGCCCAGCTCAGTGACACTCCTAGGCATGAGTGATGAGCTATAGAAACCCAGGCCCAGAGAGTTCATTTCTGTCTCGTGAACCTGAGGTCTAATAAAACAGAGGAGATGAACAAGTCAGCCTCTGCCCTGGGTCATCTTACCTTTAGAGATTGGTGGCAGGAGCATGAGGGGAACTGGAAAATATCCTTGATCGGGGTCAGAGACTATCATTGTCCCCGAGGGGGGAGCTGGGCCTTGGCTGGAGCCCAGCATCGTCACCCCCAGAGCTCCAGGGCACATGCCtctcggaggaggaggaggtgcagCAGGAGCTTGGCTTAATTTTACTCCCTGAACGATGTAAACACCTCCTTGGAGCTCTGGGTACCCAAGGAAAGCAGGAAGGACCCAGGGGGCTGAGCTGCAAAGCAGAGCTTAGCATCTTGTGGCCTGGCATCAGGGGCTGCCTTTGAACAGAGACCTCAGGGTGTTTTGGAAGGTGAAAGGCCGAGTCACAGAAACTGCCAGCTCTGCAGACGTGGCAGAGAGACAAATCACCAGCCATTTGGGCGTGCACACAGCTCCCTCACCCACGCCATCAGGCAGAGTCGTCATTATCGGCAGCAGCATCTTGGAATACAAAGGGCCCTGCGTGTGTATATGTATGAAACCCCGTGGTCTGGTTCACAAGGGAGGAGATGAAAGCCCGGAATGGGGTTGGGAGGAGCCTCAATCTGGACAGCTGGGGATGCCTCCGTGGTGACAACCGGCAGAGGAAGATGATCACTTTGTAGCCTGTCTCCCCTCCGCCATCTCCCCATCCTGCGTAAGCTGCATGCCAGCCCCGGCCTGACACATAGCAGGTTCTCAGGACACCTAACGCAGCTCACTGACAGCCTCCAGCACAGCGACTGGCCTGCACTGAGACCCAGCATGCAGCTGAATGGCCACAAGTGATGAGATGGATTAACGGGGCCTTTGTTCCTTCATAGGTTTGGCCTTTTTGTGGGGGCTCCTGATCCTCCTGAAATATCGGTGGCGGAAGCTGGAAGAAGAGGAACAAGCTATGTATGAGATGGTGAAGAAGATTATAGGTGCGTGGCCCCTGGGGAAAGGACCACTGGCACCTGCCAGAACGTCCTTCCCCTATATGGTGTCCTCTGTCCTACCTTGCAGATGTGGTCCAGGACCACTACGTGGACTGGGAGCAGGACATGGAGCGCTACCCATACGTGGGCATCCTGCATGTGCGAGACACCCTGATCCCTCCACAGAGCCGGTGAGTCCTGGGCTGACCCAGCCTGGTGCCATAGGAGAGGGCCTAGAGCATCAGTTAAGGGGCTGCGAGTCGGCCCTGAGGATCACAGATGAGGGGGCCAGGCACACCTCCCGCCGCTGCCCCAGTGCTCGGATCTTTGGCAGAATGCACAGCCGAAGTACGGAAGCATGACCCCACTCTGTCAGCGTCGATACCAACTGGAGAGCTGTGGGTGGCAGGTGCTCGTGCCTTCCCCCCAGTGGCTCAAGTTGGGAGGGACCTAGTGGGTTTCTATTAGTGGAAGTCCAGAGTCCCTTGGGCTCCGGGCACAGAATAGTCGAGACTCTAGTGCCATTTCTCTGTGATGCTTGTGGCCCTGGCCTCCGGATGTTGTGGGCTGGTTGGAGTTCCTCCCAGACACAAGTGGTAGCCAGCGGCAGCTGGATCGTCGTCTGCCTTGTCACTGCCAACTGGGGAGAGATGGGCCTCCAGTCACTCTCATGGGCAGGAGAAAACATGCCCAGAAGCTGCCGGTGACACACTCCTTGAGGCCTCGCTGGCCAGAACTGGTTACTTGTGTTCTTGAATCAGTCACTAGCAAGGATGAGATTGCCTTTCAGACATTTTTAACCATGACCCATGACACGTCCCCTAAAACATCATGGTTTGCTTCCCACAGTCGCAGGCACAcctacacatgcatgcatgtagtTGAACGCGGGGTTTCATGGCAATGGATGTGGTCAGGTGCACGGCTGCATGGGCAGGGGTAGCAGGCCATTGTCACGCATGGTTCCAGGGGGCCTTCCACATGGGCTGCAGATGCTAGGTGGCCCCTGACAAAACCAAACGTGGGGAAGCTTTGTAGGAGGAGGGCCCAGGGCCCAACCAGCAGGGCCCTGGCATGGCGTGGGCTCAGACTGGGGGCCCTTGTCAGCAGTTTGGTACGGTCTCCGGCTGGATGCCATCCCCTCGGAGAGTGACAAGCACTCACATTTGCCGAGTGCTCGCTGTGAGCCATCCTGCTCTGGGCCTTCCCCAGCACAGTCCCACTTGGTTGACCCTCACTGTGGCCCTGGGAGGTGAGAACAGTGAGtatcccatcttacagatgagggaactgaggcacgTGGAGGCTAAGGAATTTGCTCAAAGCCCACCGCTGGTGGCATTTCTGTGCAACCCAAGAGGAAGTGGAAGAGTAAAACTgcttttaaatgtgaatttaaggccatttttaaatgtgaagatgCTCAAGAACTTTCCCTACTCCTTGGGAAGGTGCAGGCAGGAAGCTTAGGGAGAGCTGGGATCATGGCCTTGGCTTGTGCTTGCTGTTGTTGTCCAGCATGAGGCAGCCGTGTGGCCGTCCTGCTCCCAGGGGGAGGCTACTTGGTGCATCCAGACTCCCACCAAATTCCTGGCCCGGCCAGGAGTCTCATGTGGCCTTGGGGAACAGCCTCCTTGAGCCCTTTCCTCATCCAAGACACAGAGACAATACCACCACCTTGCAGAGGGTTGCTTTGAAGCCCTCCTTTATTCAGTAGATGTTTAGTGAGCACTTGGCTATGGGCCATACTCTCCTGAgtcatgggggtggggtgtgttGGGGTGTGGGGAAGAAGCCCAAATCCCCACCGTGCTGGAGTGTTGCTTCTCAGGAGGAAGAGAGGTAACAAATGCATAAGGAAACTGTGCTGTTAGGTATTGACAAGGCCTCAGGAAAAGGGGAGTGGGGGTGTCGGAGGTGGCCTCACAGCTCATCCCAGGGCAGCCCTTATTGCTCCAGCTAGGGTTATGTGCAACCCACACATGTACTGAAGTAAGTGCAAAAGTGCCGTCTCGGCTTGTCTCGGGACTGAGCCCTAGCAGTGAAACCCGGGAGACTCACACTGTTGGCTCTCAGCCTCTTGATTGCTACCCCTCATCTGTGCAGCCAAGCCCTCCAGTTGTGAGGACACATCCGCTGCCGTGGGCCCCCTCAGGTTTGCCCTGCAGATGAGGGTCTGCCTGTGAGACTGAGGGAGGGCTGAAGAGCCTGGCTGGTGAGGAAAGCAGGGGGGCTAAAAGCAGCTGGCTTATTCACCTATTAATGggcagccagggagggagggctgggtgACACCAGGCAAGTGGGGACTGCCAAACAGGCTGAGGGGTCGCTCGTGACAGGACCCGAACTCCGAGGAAGAAAGCCCCAGCACCCCCATTCTTACTCCCGACCCAGAGGCCACCTCAGGAACTTCCCTCATTTGTTGTCCTGAGCCCTGGTGGAGCCTTTCCTGCTCACACATGCCCATGTCCACAGTCACTCTCCACGTCATGGAGAGGCAGGCTGCGGAACTGCCAAAAGACAGGAACTCATCAAAGAGAAGATGTCAGAGCAACCTGACTGCCCTGGAATCTTCCTGTCTAGTCTGGAGGGGGAGGAGGTTATAGGGGCGGTCCAAGGGGATGCCAGGCCCCGGGGACCCAGCAGAGCAGAAGAGGGGAGCAGCTCCGGCTTCTTGGCCTCCCCCGTCAGATGCTGAGCTCATTCCCATGCTCCAAAGCACTGTCAAGTTTGGATTCCACAGCCCAGTGGCCACTCTTTAATTGGCCCACATGGGGCATTAAAATGCAGCCAGTGCTGGTGATGGGGCCGCCTGGCTGGGGCTGCTGCAGTAACAGGTCCTGGCAAGAGCTGGCCAAGGTCAGCACGGCCCAGTCCCACTCAGACACACCAGGGGGTCCTCCGGCACCTCTGGTCCCCTTCGGCTCCCTTTAATTGAGCGCTTTTAGAGCAGAGAAGGTTGAgggataatttttttctgtggctCAAGAAATTTGTCTCTGCAGGAGTTCTGCTAGTACTTGACGCAGTTTCCTCCCACAGATAAATTCTGCGTGGGCTCCTGGGGTCTTGTCCCCAGGGCGTGCACAGGCCAGCTCGCTTCTCTGGGCAGTACCAGACAGAGCttgcggggggcagggggctgctgcCTTGCTGCTGAACCTGGTCCCTCTCATTGCAGGAGGCGCATGAAGCGTGTCTGGGACCGGGCTGTGGAATTCCTAGCATCCAATGAATCCCGGATCCAGACAGAGTCCCACCGCGTGGCTGGGGAAGATATGCTGGTGTGGAGATGGACTAAGCCCTCCTCCTTCTCCGACTCAGAGCGATAAATCCTGGGCGGGGACCTTTTCCCAGTCAGCCTGTCCCAGGCCAGTCCCCTCCAGGGGCGTGAGAAGGCCACCAGACCTGCCAGTGCTGAATTCACGCTTGCCTTGACTTTCACCCTCCTTCCCACTCTGGTTCCAAAGGTCTCTCTGTAAGACTCTTGAGAGATTAGCTTGTAGGAAAGCTTGGGCTTCCTTGAGGGGCagcggcggggtgggggtgggtggcaaAGCCAGAGGCCAGGTGGGTAGCTCGTCCTCTGCATTGGTCCAGTCCTCTCTGCCCGGTGGCTggcaggaagggggagaagggtTTGTTTCTGATGCTTAGAGAAGATGAAAGAGCAGCAGCTGGGAGACCCTGCAGAGCAAGTATGCAGTCAGGTGGGCTGGAGCTCTTCCACCGCGGGAGCACTCAGCAGGGTGGGCGTGGAGCCTGTGGGAGGTGGGTCGGGCTGGcaggctggggcagcaggggtTGGGAGCGGTTTGGTCCATGTGCCTTCAGAGGGTGTTACCGGGAGCTCAAGGGTGAGGGGAGAAAGCCTGTCCTCTAGCTGGGTTGGGCCTCTTTTATCCTGAAGGGGTAAGGTGCTAGAAAGTAGAACAAGTACTGTAGAAGATCTAGAAATGCCAGGTCCTGGCACACGGGACCCTCCGGTCAGGAGGGGTGAGCTGCGGGGGCGGCCTCCTGAGAGGAGCCCGGAGCGGGGGCGGCCAGAGGGCAGGGCCGCCCCGTGCCACCCGCAGGGTCAGAGCTGGGCCTCTTCAGTGGTGCTtctcacagtgccacactgcgACACTGCGTCGAGGAGGATGCGGATTCCGGGAGCTTGGGAGTGCCACGTCTCCGTTGTGCAACGATCACCCCTCTCCAGGGCAACCACGGGCGGCCCCCTGCAGGGCTGCGGGGCCGTAGGGCCAGAACTTGAGGCCGACCTggggggcgcggggtgcggggtCACATGGCTGCCGGCCGCCGGGAGCGTGCCAGCGCCGCCACAGACCTtcctcctgcacccccacccccacccccacccggcccGGCTCCAGAAG
Above is a genomic segment from Canis lupus baileyi chromosome 7, mCanLup2.hap1, whole genome shotgun sequence containing:
- the LEMD2 gene encoding LEM domain-containing protein 2 isoform X2, coding for MDSKPRTPHLRNWGVFCQAKQKAALLELLHELYNFLAVQAGNFECGNPEKLKSKCIPVVEAQEYLANVTGNSPAKFEAALTWILSSNKDVGIWLKGEDPSELVTTVDKVVCLESARPRMGVGCRLSRALFTAITNLLIFFWCLAFLWGLLILLKYRWRKLEEEEQAMYEMVKKIIDVVQDHYVDWEQDMERYPYVGILHVRDTLIPPQSRRRMKRVWDRAVEFLASNESRIQTESHRVAGEDMLVWRWTKPSSFSDSER